A single window of Paenibacillus sp. SYP-B4298 DNA harbors:
- a CDS encoding FMN-dependent NADH-azoreductase encodes MATVLYITAHPLDASSSFSLAAGEAFVQAYKAANPGDEVVHIDLFNEYVPNIDGDVLSGWGKLGAGEAFDSLSAEQQKKIARLGEINAQFIAADKYVFVTPMWNFSYPAVMKSYLDANCVAGKTFRYTAEGPIGLLAGKKALHIQARGGIYSQGPAAEIESGHRHIGAIMGFFGITDFQGLFIEGHNAAPDKAQEIKADGVARAKDLAQSF; translated from the coding sequence ATGGCAACTGTACTGTACATTACCGCGCATCCACTGGATGCATCGAGCTCCTTTAGCCTTGCAGCAGGCGAAGCGTTCGTGCAAGCATACAAGGCAGCTAATCCTGGGGACGAGGTTGTTCATATCGACCTGTTCAACGAATACGTTCCGAACATCGATGGCGACGTTCTGAGCGGCTGGGGCAAGCTGGGCGCTGGCGAAGCATTCGATTCGCTGTCTGCTGAGCAACAGAAGAAGATTGCTCGTCTTGGCGAGATCAATGCTCAATTCATCGCTGCTGACAAGTATGTATTCGTAACTCCAATGTGGAACTTCTCCTACCCGGCTGTTATGAAATCGTACCTCGATGCGAACTGCGTAGCGGGTAAAACATTCAGATATACAGCAGAAGGTCCGATCGGCCTGCTGGCTGGCAAGAAAGCACTGCACATTCAAGCTCGCGGCGGCATCTACTCTCAAGGTCCTGCTGCTGAGATCGAGTCTGGACATCGTCATATTGGAGCGATCATGGGCTTCTTCGGAATTACAGACTTCCAAGGTCTGTTCATCGAAGGGCACAACGCTGCTCCTGACAAAGCACAAGAGATCAAAGCAGACGGCGTAGCACGCGCTAAAGATCTGGCTCAATCGTTCTAA
- a CDS encoding sigma-70 family RNA polymerase sigma factor: MRSELDSIYKQYIQDVYRYLLSLSGDHHTAEDLVQDTFYRAYLYLEGIGEEKVKPWLLRVAYNAFIDYTRKRRRSVPKDDAWLQRELTDYCTPEQWVLQQERIAELRQKVELLPPRQREAVLLVDCYQRTYEEAADIMKVNIGHLKVLLFRGRQRLRNSRKGDNDDE; encoded by the coding sequence ATGAGATCAGAGCTGGATAGCATTTACAAGCAATACATCCAAGATGTATATCGTTATCTTCTCTCCCTGTCCGGTGATCATCATACGGCGGAGGATCTGGTTCAGGATACATTTTACCGTGCTTATCTCTATCTTGAAGGGATAGGAGAGGAGAAGGTCAAGCCGTGGCTGCTGCGGGTGGCGTATAACGCGTTTATTGATTATACGCGCAAGCGCCGGCGCAGTGTGCCGAAGGATGATGCATGGCTGCAGCGTGAACTGACGGATTACTGCACGCCAGAGCAATGGGTGCTGCAGCAGGAGCGGATAGCGGAGCTCAGACAGAAGGTGGAGCTGCTGCCGCCGCGCCAGCGGGAGGCGGTGCTGCTGGTGGACTGCTATCAGCGAACCTATGAAGAGGCGGCCGATATCATGAAGGTTAACATCGGTCACTTGAAGGTGCTGTTGTTCCGCGGCAGACAACGATTGCGTAACAGCAGGAAGGGAGATAACGATGATGAGTGA
- a CDS encoding anti-sigma factor: MMSEAFKEKLRKYAAGELSAEEQSELEQELEKLEAYQDYLNETMTEEPQELDEVEKASASAGAAGLPEPQEQRSSLLEERRIIRRSKWKARLVNTLSVVVIVIVCMIAGGIVTSTYYGHGDDSRLDELKDVAQSAIALTHPNTVLRSEATSLGWLLNADVEGQLYKQVGGENIKIGSLSATFMLNRIGKKHMSWDDTKYISTSFYLPEGDQVESSRQWERLRKLPEGTVAEAAVSFDHYYSLDEVLRWLEGRNLRIEWFAVKTGGNAEKEGWVTSPVGFPFLPIWHADDWEVISKSEEKLNWFVKTGSMLKSAPSIDEYGDSELREANFVKTLQMLGRHPQVTAALAPFLNVQEVLDYISSNGVRLYGAVVTGPTKEVLALERETMIKHIEVGETRLWNWD; this comes from the coding sequence ATGATGAGTGAAGCATTCAAGGAGAAGCTGAGAAAGTACGCGGCGGGCGAACTGTCTGCGGAGGAACAGTCGGAGCTGGAGCAGGAGCTGGAGAAGCTGGAGGCATACCAGGACTATCTGAATGAGACGATGACGGAGGAGCCGCAGGAGCTGGACGAGGTGGAGAAGGCTTCGGCTTCAGCGGGAGCAGCAGGGTTGCCAGAGCCGCAGGAACAGCGAAGCAGCCTGCTGGAGGAACGGCGTATTATTCGGCGCAGCAAGTGGAAGGCGCGGCTTGTCAATACGTTGAGCGTGGTGGTCATCGTCATCGTATGCATGATCGCAGGGGGAATCGTAACCTCTACCTATTATGGCCACGGAGACGATTCAAGACTGGATGAGCTGAAGGATGTCGCCCAATCGGCGATTGCCCTGACTCATCCGAATACCGTCTTGAGGTCTGAAGCCACTTCTCTAGGCTGGTTGCTGAACGCGGATGTCGAGGGCCAGCTCTATAAGCAGGTTGGCGGCGAGAATATTAAGATCGGCAGCCTGTCGGCGACCTTCATGTTGAACCGAATCGGCAAGAAACATATGAGCTGGGATGATACAAAATATATCAGCACTTCTTTTTATCTGCCTGAAGGCGACCAAGTGGAATCGTCCCGGCAATGGGAGAGGCTAAGGAAGCTGCCCGAGGGAACCGTTGCCGAAGCGGCAGTGTCCTTCGACCACTATTATTCGCTGGATGAGGTGCTCAGGTGGCTGGAGGGTCGTAATCTGCGGATAGAGTGGTTCGCCGTTAAGACCGGAGGGAACGCAGAAAAGGAGGGGTGGGTCACTTCGCCAGTCGGGTTCCCTTTCCTGCCGATCTGGCATGCGGACGATTGGGAGGTCATCAGCAAGAGCGAGGAGAAGTTGAACTGGTTTGTAAAGACCGGCTCAATGCTAAAAAGTGCGCCTTCTATCGATGAGTACGGGGACAGCGAGCTGCGCGAGGCCAATTTTGTCAAAACGCTGCAGATGCTGGGTCGTCATCCTCAGGTGACAGCCGCTCTGGCGCCATTTCTGAATGTGCAGGAGGTGCTGGATTATATCAGCAGCAACGGCGTGCGGCTCTATGGAGCGGTCGTTACAGGCCCGACCAAGGAGGTGTTGGCGCTGGAGCGGGAGACGATGATCAAGCATATTGAGGTGGGAGAGACAAGATTGTGGAATTGGGATTAG
- a CDS encoding HAD family hydrolase, with product MIFDMDGTLFQTESLLERVHERLFAQLRAEGLYMQPTPPLERLLGCLGMLLEDIWKQVMPDGSPEAHHRADELMLRYELEDLQAGYGELYPQVKETLETLHARGVKLFVASNGLEDYVKGVAQHLHIDHLFTGLYSAGEFGTATKVELVAKLLSDHQLQSAWMVGDRSSDVEAGAENGLPVIGCQYAGFGRGEELQGATALIASFDELLAVGSA from the coding sequence ATGATTTTCGATATGGATGGCACCCTGTTTCAGACAGAGAGCTTGCTGGAGCGTGTGCACGAGAGGCTCTTCGCCCAATTGCGAGCTGAAGGGCTGTACATGCAGCCAACGCCGCCGCTGGAGCGGCTGCTTGGCTGTCTCGGCATGCTGCTTGAGGATATATGGAAGCAGGTGATGCCGGACGGCTCGCCTGAGGCGCATCACAGGGCGGATGAGCTGATGCTGCGCTATGAGCTGGAGGATCTGCAAGCGGGGTATGGAGAGCTGTATCCGCAGGTGAAGGAGACGCTGGAGACGCTGCATGCGCGCGGCGTGAAATTGTTCGTAGCCAGCAACGGGCTGGAGGACTATGTGAAGGGAGTCGCACAGCACCTGCATATCGATCATTTGTTTACAGGCTTGTACAGTGCAGGAGAATTCGGAACGGCTACCAAGGTGGAGCTGGTTGCGAAGCTGCTGTCAGATCATCAGTTGCAGAGCGCCTGGATGGTGGGCGATCGCAGCTCGGATGTGGAAGCGGGGGCGGAGAACGGCCTGCCAGTCATCGGCTGCCAATATGCGGGTTTTGGCCGTGGGGAGGAACTGCAGGGGGCAACAGCTCTCATCGCGAGCTTTGATGAATTGCTGGCTGTGGGTTCCGCGTAG